The Naumannella cuiyingiana DNA window CCGTCGGCGATCGGCTCGGGGTGAAGGCGTCCGGCGGCATCCGGGACTACGACACCGCCGTCGCCATGATCGAGGCGGGCGCGAGCCGGCTGGGGCTGTCGGGCACCGCCGCCGTGCTGGACGGCGCGCCCGCCTGACGGCGTACCGTGATCAACGCCTGACGGCGTACCGTGATCAACTCGCGGCCGGCAGGGTCGCCCTGATCCGATCCGGCGTGTCGTCGTCACAGCCGTCGAAGAAGGTGCCGACGACGTCCTCCAGGTGATCGAGCGATTCGGCCGCGAACAGGACCGGCTGGTAGGCGGTGATGTCGTAGTTCAGGGTGCCCATCTGGGCCAGGTCGAGCGGCCTGATCTCCATGTGGGAGTACTCGTCCATCTCGCCGTAGCTGGACAAGATCCCGGCACCGTAGGCCTTCAGGATGCCCGACTCCCACATCACGCCGAACTCCATGGTGAACCAGAAGACATCGGCGAGGAACTGGACGGTGTCGTCGCGCTCGGCGCGGGCGGTGGCCGCGCCGGCGGCCTGGGTGAGCTCGGCGAACCGCGGTGACGCGAGTTGGTTGGCGTGCCCGATCACCTCGTGGATGACATCGGGCTCGGGGGTGTAGAGCGGCTCGGAGGGGTGCCGCAGGTACTGGGTGGAGTGGAACATCCGCTGGGCGAGCGAGCCGTAGAACTCGCGCAGTTCGACCAGCCCCGGCGCCGCGACATAGCGGAATCCCGTCAGCGGTTCGAGCTGCGCGGTGACCTCGGAGAGCTGGGGCACGCGATCGGTCGGCAGCCCCAGGGCGGCCTTGGCGGCGAGGTATTCCGAATGGGCGTACCGCTCGTGTTTGGGGGCCAGCTCGCGGCTGACCGTCGCCCAGACGTCGTGCTCGGCCGGGGTATAGGTGATGTCGGGAACCGGCGTATCGGGGTCCCAGTCCACGGCCACGGCGGCGATCTCGTTGCGCCGGGCGCGATAGTCCGGGTCGCGGAAACCCGGATGGTTCTCGCCCAGGTGGACCTCGACGCCGTCCTCGCCGCGAGTGACCGGCGAATAGAGCTGCGCTTCCTCGAACATCTCTGCGTGACCTCCGTTGGCTGGCTTTCCCTCAGCAGACCAGACCCCGGCGTTACTGCCAAGATTGTCCAGGCCGGGTGCACAGATCGCGCACGTCTGCGCCGATCGGTGCCCGGTCGGTACGCAGGTTGCTAGGACCGGGGTCAGGCGAACAGCTCGGCGACGGGGATCCGCACCTCGAAGGGGTTGCCGACCTCCAGCAGTTCGCGCTCACCGGCGCTGGCGGCCTCGGCGTACCCGCCCGCGGCGAGCTCCCACACGGTGACCGTGCGCGCCTCCGGATCGACCACCCAGTAGCTCGGCGAGCCGGCCTGCTGATAGCGCGCCCGCTTCAGGTTCAGGTCGATCAGCCTGGTGCTGGGCGACAGGATCTCGACGGCGAGCAGCGGCGCGGCCGGGAGGTCTCGCTCGGTGAAGTCGCGCCCCGTCGATGAGCTCGTAGCGGTGCCCGTCATCGGGCATCGCGTCGAGATCGGCCCGGGTCAGCTCCCGGCCCCGCGGCAGGGTGGTCACGGTCTCCATGGTGCCTCACTTCCACTCTCCCCGGGTTTCGGCGATCAGCCGAGGGGTAGCAGGTCCGTCCGGGCTCGCCCGTCGGGGTAGCGCGATTCGAGCACCACGTGTGGGCCGCCGGCGTCGACGATGTCGCGGATCTCCCGTTCGGCGGCGGGATCGCCCGGCACCGACAGCTCCTGCCAGGTCGCGGGATCCGTGGCCGACCAGAGCCGGTAGGAACCGTCGGCCATGGCCGAGGCGGCGTACCAGCGCTCACCGATCCGGGCGACCCGCTCGACCCGGTCGCTCTCCCCGGGCAGATCCACCTGCTTCCACGACTTGCCGTCCGATCCGGTCCAGAACACCGCCCGGCCGGGCTCGCCATCCTGATCCAGCCCGCCCCCGGCGAGCAGCGTGCTGCCGTCAGAGGCGAGGGTGTACAGCGACACGCTGCTCGCCGACCGCAGGCCGTAACTGTGCTGGGCATAGCGCTCGCCGTCGGTACTCACCCATGAGGCCATGGCGAGGCCGGGATCGGTGGCCATTCCCGCGACGGCGATCAACGCGTCGCCGTGGGCGGCCAGCCGCGGCGCGGAACGCCGATTCGGCGAGCGCAGATCAGTGACCTCCGGCTGATCGCGCCGCCCCTTCTCGCGCACCCGCAGGGGCCGCGCCTCGCGCCACGTCGCCAGGTCGGTCGAGGACATGATCATCGTCCGGTGATCATCTTCGGACAGGTCGGCGACCCCGGGCAGGTACCAGGTGCCTTCGTTCACCATGGGTACGCCGATCTCGCCCGTTGCCGGTACGTCGCCGCTGGGTTCGGGGTCGGCGATGGGGATCCGCTCGACCCGGCCACCGCGGACGACCCAGGCTCGCGGCAGGTCTCCCCTGCCGTCCTGGTCGGCGCCGCCCCCGATCACGGCTGTCCCGTCGGCATCCATCGCAAATCCGGCGATCCAGTCGTCGGGATCGTCGCTGATCATGATCGGTACGCCGGTCCGTCCGTCGGGCCCGCGCGACCAGAGCGCGATCGCGCCCTGGCTGTAGCCGAGGATGGCCAGGCCCCCGGGGCCTGCACGGACCGCGGTGACCGTCGGCCGGGGCGCAGCCGCCCGCGCGTGAGCGAGGTCTCCGCGCTCGAAGCTGACCCCGTCGCGCGAACGCAACAGCACCGGGCGATCCTGGGACCAGCCCGTGAGCAGCCAGCGATTCCCGGCGCGCGCCAGGCGCGGGGAGTCCAGCTCGCCCTTCACCCCTGCGGCGTCGAGGCGGAGCTCCGGCGTACCCGCCCCGGACCGGAACAGCCGCTCGCTCCTGCGTTTGCGGTCGACCGTCGTCACGACCACGATGGCGGCGCCGCCGGAGTCGAGCAGCCAGCCCTGATCCATCGTCTGCTCGGGCAGTCGCGCATCGGCGCGCCGGTGCCAGCCCTCGCCGCCCTCGTCGGCCGAGCGCAGGTAGGCGCGGTAGGTCGCGCTGCGGCCGGAAGCGAACCAGCCGCCGCCGATTGCCAGGAAACCGCGTCCGTCCCAGGCGACGTCGTAGAGCCGCTGTGCGCCGCCCTGCTCGGCACCGGTGTCCGGCAGCTTCCGCGGGCGCCACGACTTGCCGCCGTCCGTGCTGGCCAGCGCGATCTCGCGCCAGCGCTCGCCGGTGTCGTCGTAGCCGACCAGGACGGCGGTGCCGGCGGGCGCGACAGCGATCGCGGACAACTCCCCGCGCTTGTCCTCGATCACCGTGCGCCAGGCGATGCCGTCGTCGGACAGCCACGCCCGCCGGTGCCACTCGTCGTCGACGAGTTGGCTGCCGACGGCGACGAACCGGTCGCCCACCAGCGCCACTTCGCGGATGTCCGCCGTGCGATCGATGCCCTCCGGCGCGGTGCCGGACCAGCTCGTGCCGTCCGGGCTGGTCAGCACCACCGGCGCACCGTCCCGCTCGCCGAGCGCCCACCAGCCGTCGGGGGTGCGGAGCAGGTTCGACGGACCGCCGACACGGGTCAGCTCCGGCGCGACGGTCGCCTCGGTGAACGTGGCGCCACCGTCGACCGAGAGGCGGTAGGTCGTAGCCGTCACACCGACCTCGCCCAGCGCCACCACCTGATCACCATCGGACTCGATCGCCGTGACCCATTCGTCGAGGGGCTGCGCCTCCCGGTCCGGCAGCGGCGGAAGCTCCAGCGGCGGCGGGCCGGGTGGCGGGTCCGGCGTCGGCGGGGACGTGCACCCCGCAAGCAGGAGCATGGCGACCATGATCGCGGCAGGTCCGGGCAGACCCGAGATCGACGAAGCATTCACCTGGGGGGGCCTCTCGACGACTGGCTTCGGCTCGACGCTAGTGAGCGCGATCGTGCGAAACCACCGCCGGCCCGGAATCTGTGGACAACACCGTGCGGTTTCGGCACCTGGCGCAGATCCACCGGGCAAGCATGCGGCCGGACCAGGCGGAGCTGGTCGTACTCGATGCGCTGGCCAAGGCTGTGCGTCGGGTGGGAGGGCCCTACCACTTCCATCGCGTGACGTCGTAGCCCGGATCACCACGGCAGCGGCTCATCAGGCGCCCTGGAAGGTGCCGGGCGGCACACCGGGCTGTCGGCCCGCGAGGCGCGGGCGACGTGCGCACTTTGTGGTCAGTCGGGGCGCCGGAGTGACCACAAAGTGATCATCGCGCCGGGCCGATCGCCGCGGCCATCCGCAGCGGATCCCGCGAGGCCGAGTTGGTCGCGCCGGATGGTACGCCACAGTCGGCTCAGTACGTCGACCCAACCGACACGCCAACCTGGAACTGCGGACCGATCGTGAACGGTGCACCGGGGCCGTCCGCGACTACCCGGAGCGGGTAGGTGTAGACCTCGACCAAGACGCCACCATCCGCTTCCCACCAGCGACTCTGGCCACCGTCCGGTGACCTCCGGAACGCACCCGGCGGCGACGAGAACCGGTCCGTCAGCCACGCCGCCACCCGCGTGAAGGCGTCAGCCAGATCACCATCGGACGGCAGGGACGCAATCCAGCCAACTCCAACCGGCGAGCCATCCTCCGAACCCGGGAGCGGATCAATCTCAAGATCAAGCTCTATCCCGAGAACAGCTGCGGGTTCTGCGGGGTCGTGCCGGGCCATCTGGGCTATTCGGGTGGCTGCAGTGAAGGGCGGGTCAAAAATCGCCGCAAGCACAAGGATGGTCTGATCCACAATTGATTCCCTCAACAGGCCATCCAATCACTGACGCTCTTGGCGGAACATGGAACCAAGCTGCTCGGCTTCGAATCAATCGGCCCCGTGCCGGAAGATGATCACCAACACCCGCAGGCCGAGGACGAAGGCGACGAAGAGGACGGCGTACCCGAGCAGGGGCAGCGCACCGATCCCGGGTGCGAGAGCCGGTCCGCCCGGAGTGGTGATCAACACCACCGACGCGATGGTCAGCGCGGCGGCGAGGATCCCCAGCACCAGTTGGTGCACCAGGCCGGTCAGGAACCGCCGGTCCTCGGGTTGGGCGAGGACGCTCACCCGGGCAGTGAAGCGGCCATCGGCCAGTTGTTCGGTGATCTTGTCCACCCGGCGCGGCAGCCGTTGCAGCGCCGGCAGCATCCCCAGCAACTGCTGCTCCAGGGTCTCCCGCACCGCGGCCGGGCCGCCGAGCTCCCCGGTCAGCGCCGGAGCCTGGGCCCGGGCGGCGGTGATCATCTCGAATCCGGGGTCGATCAGCCGGAGCGTACCCTCCAGGGTCATCAGCGCCCGAAAGGCAGCGGCGATCTGGGTGGGCACCCGGTAACGGTGGCGCCGGAGCAGGGCGAACAGGTCGGCGAACAGCCCGTCCACCGAACCGGCACCCA harbors:
- a CDS encoding phenylalanine 4-monooxygenase, which produces MFEEAQLYSPVTRGEDGVEVHLGENHPGFRDPDYRARRNEIAAVAVDWDPDTPVPDITYTPAEHDVWATVSRELAPKHERYAHSEYLAAKAALGLPTDRVPQLSEVTAQLEPLTGFRYVAAPGLVELREFYGSLAQRMFHSTQYLRHPSEPLYTPEPDVIHEVIGHANQLASPRFAELTQAAGAATARAERDDTVQFLADVFWFTMEFGVMWESGILKAYGAGILSSYGEMDEYSHMEIRPLDLAQMGTLNYDITAYQPVLFAAESLDHLEDVVGTFFDGCDDDTPDRIRATLPAAS
- a CDS encoding Uma2 family endonuclease, producing MTGTATSSSTGRDFTERDLPAAPLLAVEILSPSTRLIDLNLKRARYQQAGSPSYWVVDPEARTVTVWELAAGGYAEAASAGERELLEVGNPFEVRIPVAELFA